The window GCCCATGGACCGGAGCTGCTCCTCACGGTCGCGCAAGCGGGCTTCACTCGCCCGGTATTCCCGCTCGATCCGCTGCGAATTGATGCTGATCAGGGTCAATGTCACCAGCTGAACCGTCACGATTTGCGCGATCGCGTAAAACACGCCGACGCCTTTCGCGGCCTCGAAGGCGGTCGTGACATCGGGACTGCCGAGCTGCTGTGCAATTCGCGCAAGGGACAGCAAACCATAGGCCGACAGCCACAGCGCAAGCAGAACGTCGTTGGAGCCGAAATGTGCCGGACGGCGGCGCAAGGTGACGAGAACTGTCGCGAAGCTCAGGATGGCCGCATAGACGGAATAGGTGACGATGCGTGCGCCGAGATCGTCGGGGTCGAGGCTGTAGTAGCCGAACACGGCGAGGAAGGAGAGGGCGAGCAGCCACTCCAGCCGGTATTTGATCCGGTAGCCGCGGAAGGTCAGCATGCCGCGGAGGATCAGGGCCAGCCCGCCGACCCACATGGCATTGCGGGCCAGCCGGATCGGCCAGGTCGACGGCAAGGCCCCCGGAATCAGCATTGCCGCGCCCAACGCAAGACATGAAACGCCCGCCACCCAGAGACCGAATCCCGGATAGGTCTTGCGGGTGAACAGGACCACGAACATTATTACCGCGGCTGCCGCCGAGAGCAGTGCGTTGGTGGTCAACAGCGTCGAGGTGTCCATGGGCAGAAATCTTGCGCGCTGGATGAAGCCGTAAGGTCGCCGAATTCGTAAATAAAGGTCTGGCGAGATTGGTCGGCAGAATAGCGCTGCCGGTTTGCCCCGATTCGTTCCCGGTGGTGGGCGGGGTCAGCGCTCGCCGCGCATTCTCCGCTCCCGTTCGAGCTTGAACATGTAACGCTGGACTCTCGCGGTGGCCTGGTTCGACAAGCCCATGAACTCGCAGCCGGCGCGCCGCACCTTCACTCCGTTCGCTTTCTCGACCTCGAACAGATTCCGGACTTTCAGGCGCACCGCCAGCGGATCGCCGTCCGGCAGCCGGAGCACGCAGTCGCTGAACTCGGCGCCAGCCACGAACTCCAGTTCCCGCGGCGGGACCAGGATGGCGAGCCCGCCGCCGCTGATGTCCAGGATGCGCGCCCGAACCTCGTGGCGCCTGCCGTCACCGGCCGCATGGGTGATCACGCAGACGAGCGGATCGGCCTGCAGGGTCGGCAGGCGGTAATACTCGCGCCGCTGCAGGCGCAGCACGCTCTCGGGCAGCGCCGCGCGCAGTGCCGGCCGGCCGTCGTACATGATGCGTGCCGGAGCCTGTAGCGCGAATTGCAGCTTCACGTTGTCGAGGCGGGTCGTGCAGACGAGTTGCGCCGCGTTTCCCGCCCGGGCGTTGCGCGCGTCGTCGGGGCAGGCGTCGATGATCAGCGTTCCGTCGTCGATGACGGCGACCGCCAGGGTGATGAACGATTCGTCCTGGTCGATGAAGGCCGAGAGGAGCAGGCGCTTCTCCACCACGGCAGCGAGCAACCGATGGATCTCGCGCGGGTCGTGCACGGCGTAGCGCGCGAAGGCCTCGGGGTCCAGCGGACGCTGCTGCGTCGCGGCTTCGGGTAGTGGCGGCATGGGAATCGGGGCAAGCCGGGCAGGTGCAAAGCACCGTTTATAGCACGATCGACTAGGAGTGCGGTTGCCCAGCTGGTGGTGCGCCGGCCGCGGACGAGCCCTGCTCGACGCGATAGATCCACGCCAGCAGTTCGGCCACCGCGACGTAGAGTTCGGGCGGAATGCGGGCGTCGAGATCGACCTGCATCAGGAGACCGACCAGTTCCGGCGATTCATGGACGAATACGCCGGCTTCGCGAGCGCGCTCGATGATCTCGCGCGCAATCAGTCCGCGGCCCTTCGCGACCACCCGCGGTGCGGCGTCGCCCTTGCTGTAGGCCAGCGCGACCGCTTCGCCGCGCGGATTCGCGTCCCGGTCAGCTTCCGCCATCACGGCGCTCCGCGACGAAACCGGTGAGCGGGACGTTGGCGGCCTCGAGCGCGCTGTCGAGCCGCCCCCGGGCGCGGTCGAGCGCCGCAACCGTGGTGGCGTCGTCGGCGAGCAGGCGCAATGCCACGCCCGCCGGCGTCAGGACCAGGCGCGCCTCGACTCCGCCGAGCCGCGGCAGGGCGAGGCGCAGCGTGGTCTTCCATTCGGCTGCCGGCTCGTCCCCGCCCGCGCCGTCATCACGCCGCGGGTCCTCGATTTCCCATTCCATCGACTGTCCCGGCCAGACCTGGCCTTGCCAGACGTAGTTCTGCGTCGCCATCGCATCGAGTTGCTGATAGACGACGGGTGCCAGCCGGTCCGGAATCGCGGTCGTGCGTGTTCCGGCGGACGCCGAGGGATTCGAGCCTGCCGCCGTTCCCGTATCCTGCACGGCGGATGTCGCATCCGGCGGCGGCGTGCCGGTCGCGAATTCGCCCGTTGCCCGTACCGGGGGCGCATGGCGGGCGATCGTTGCCGCGTCGGCCGGGTTGGCCGAAGGCGTGCCAGGCGGGCGAGCCAGTTCGCCTTGCGGCTCCTGCAGCAGGGACGCGGTATCGAGTTTTCCGGAGATCCACTGCAACTGGTGCGATTCGTAGAACAGGCCGCTCTGGGACAGGGCCTGTCGTAGCGCCGGGGCGAGCGTCGCGGCGGCATCGTTTGCCGGCGGTACGGCGACGACGGGTTTGCCGCCGGCGAGCGTGGCAGCCTGGGGCGCTGGTTGGCCGGTAAGCAGAAAGCCGATCAGCCGCCCGGTTGCGCTGAGTGCGGGGCGCGCGCCTTCGTTGCCGGCAAGCAGCGGTTCCGCGAGCTGCGCGAACACCGCTTTCGGCGTGCTTTCGGTGACGACCAGTTCGAGCGTATCGCCCGATTTCGCCGACTGACCGAGGGCAAGCGTGTAATCGCGACCCGCGACAATCGCCCTGAAGGTGCCATCGGGCAACTGACGGTCGATCGTCGCGACGAAGCGCTCGCCGGGCATAAGCTCCGGCAGGCGCGCCTGAAGTTCGCGGCCGCGCGTCAGGCCCGTAAGTGGCGGCTCGCTGTCGAAGAGGCTCGCCTCCGTGAGCAGACGCAGGCGGGCGGCGAGATCGGAGGGGATCATCGTGAGCGCTCCTGTGTCTTGAGACCGTCCGGAGGCCGGTCAGATCCTCAGGGGCCGAATGCGCCGTAAGCGGCGCGCACGGCGCGGTCGCGGGCCGTGCCGGACAGCAGTTTGCGCACGCTGGCGAGCCACGGCTCGACGTGGCTGCGGATTTCGGCGTCGTTCCCGAGCATCGTGGCGATGAGCTCCGCCTTGTGCGCCGCCGCGTCGGCGCCAAGGGGTTCCTGTGCCGCGTCTGCGGTGTGAACGATCTCGTCGCGCAACGCTGCCATCTCGCGTTCCAGCGTGACGAGGCGGTCCCAGTCGTTCGCCCGCGCCGCTTCGACCATCGCCGCCGACACCGTGCTCATCGCTTCATACAGGGCGAGCGACGACATGGCGTCCCCCTCAGGCCGCGACGTTTGCTGCCGTGGTGCCCGGGGCAATCCCGGCCCAGGCTTCACGCAGGGTTTCGAGGAGTCCGTGCACTTCGTCGAGGGCAGGGCGGCTGTTGTGCAGGTTGGCGTAGAGCAGCCGTTCGCTCATATAGTCGTACAAGGTCGCCAGGCGCGCGGCGAGTTCGCCGCCGGCGTTCAGATCCAGGCTCGCCTTGAGGCCGTTCATGATGATCTCGATCGCCTTGGAGATCGCCTGGCCCTTTCCCCGGATATCCTGGTTTTCCATCGCCGCGGATGCGGTGCCGACGGAGAGCAGGGCGCCGTCGAACAGCATCAGGATGAGCTGATGCGGGTCTGCGGTGCTGACCCCGGTTTCGACGCCGACTTGGGCATACGCGGCGGCGCGATTGGGGAATGAACCGAACATTACACGCTCCTGTTTGCTAGCCGATCTTCGGCAAGTTCGCAATTTGCTGGGTGAGGAAGCTGCTGGTCTGCGTCATGCTGGAAACCATCGAATCGAGTGCCGTGAATTGGGCGCGGTAGCGCTTCTCGATCTGCTCCAGCCGGACGTTCAACGCGTCGCGCTGCTTGCCAAGCGCCTTGATGGAGGCATTGATGCCGTCCGTGCGGCCGGCGAGCAGGCCAGCGCTGCCGAGGAAGCCATCCAGCATCGTCGACAGCGTCGCGGCGAAACCGGTGATGCTCCCGCCGCCGCTGAAGAATCCCCCCACGTCCTTGCTGTGGTCCTTCAGCGCGGTAGTGAGCTTGGTGTTGTCGATCGCGAGCGTGCCGTCGGCCTGGAAAGCGATGCCGAGGTCGGAAAGCCGCTGCACGCCGGCAAAACCTGATAGCGCGCCGCCGATCAGGCCCCGGAGTCGGCTCTGAATCGAGCGGGCGGTCGAATCGCCGGTCAGGGTCGAGGCCCGGCGGGTGTTCGGGTCGAAGGCCGTCAGGTTCTTGATCGCGTTGTTGGCGTCATTGTAGGCCTTGACGAAGGCGCCCAGCGCGTTGCTGGCGGCGCTGGGGTCGTCGGCTACCGCTAGTCTGGCGGCAGTCGTGGTTTCCTTGGTGAGCGTCAGCGTCACGCCAGTGAGGGCGTCGCTGATCGTGTTGCTGGCGCGCGAGATCGAGATCCCGTCGATCGTCAGCGCCGCATTCTTCGCCGCCTGAACCTGGTAAAGGCTGGTTTCGATGCCGAGACCGGTTGCGGTAAACGCGTTGGCAGCGCCCGTGTTCTGGCCGGTGAGGACGAGTTGCTTCGCCGTCCCGTTATCGATGACGTTCGCGGTGATGCCGAGGTTGCCGCCATTGATGGCGTCACGCAGTTGCTCGATGGTGCCGCCGGCAAAGTTCAATGTCTTGGTCTGGCCGCCGATCGTCACCGACAGGGTGCCCGCACCGGGTACAAAGGTCGTGGTGCTATTGGTCGCGGAGCGCTGGGCGGCAGCGAGGGTCGTCACCTGGATCGCATAACTGCCGACCGCGGCCGCTGATGCCGCGGTCGCAGTGAAGCCGGCGTCGGCGGCTGGGGTGGCAATTTTCGCGGAAAATTTTGTCGGGTCCTTGAGGGCGTCCGACGCCGTCTGCAAGGCGGACAGGACGCTCTTGAGTTGCCCGAAGGCCGAGAGCTTCGCCTGGTAGCTGGATTCCTTGGCCGCAAGCGCCGTCAGCGGGCGCTGCTCGACTGCCATCAACTGCCCGACCAGGCCGTTGACGTCGAGTCCCGATCCGAGTCCATTTGCGGTGAGTGCCATGTCCGTCTCCTTCAGGCGTGCTGTCTGACCAGCAGCCCCTGCAGTTTATCGAGCGCTTTGGCGATCGCGAGGATTTCTTCCGACGGGATCTGCTTGATCACTTCGTCGGTGCTGCTGTCGATGATCTTGATGACGGTGCGGCCCGTGTTGTCATCAATCGAAAAGAGCAAATTCTGCGCCACGGGAGCAAGCGCTTTGCGCACTTCATCGAGCGCGTGGCCGATCCGGGTGGCGTCCGCTGATCCCGCGGTGCCGGGTACAGGCGTTTCCGCGCTCACGCCCGCGGCTTGCCGTACTGCCGGGTTCGATGCTTCCGGACCCGCGAGCTGCTGCGCGAGGTTTGCAGCCGCCGGCGGGATGGGTTGAATGCTCATGATGTCTCTCCCTCATGGGGCAACGGCGCGGGACTCTTGCGAATCCCGCGCCGTGCGTTCGTGGGACGCCTTGCCTTGCTTAGCCGCGGAGCAGGCTCAGCACGTTGTTCGGCAGCGAGTTCGCCTGGGCGAGCATCGCGGTGCCGGCCTGCTGCAGGATCTGGCCACGTGTCAGGTTGGCGGTCTCGACCGCAAAGTCCGCATCGCGGATCCGACTGCGCGACGCCGTCAGGTTTTCCGAAGTCGTGTTCAGCGTGGCAACCGTCGAAGCGAAGCGGTTCTGGATCGCACCGAGATCGGCACGGGCGCCATTGACCGCGTTGAGGGCTCCGTCCATCGCCAGAATCGCATTGTCTGCGCCCGCTACACTCGAAACGTCCAGATTCGTGAACCCGGTTTGCGCCGTGCCAGTGGTAGCGGTGACGGCCGCAGTACCGAAGGTCAGACCTGTAGCGTTCTGCGTGGCGGTCTGATTGGCGGCAGCACCGCCGATTACGATGGGGGTTCCCGTGGTAGAGGTCAGGGTGATCTTGCCCGTCGTTGCGTCAGCGCTGGCCGTAACGTTAGAGGTTGCCGTTGTCGCATTGATTGCTGTGGCGACGGCGGCGCCTTGCGCTACGGGAGTCGCACCGGCGGCGACCGCCCCGACAGAAACGCCATTGATCGTCAGATCGCCTGCAGCTAGTGCTCCGACAGCCGGTGCATTGCCCGCGGCGGTCGTATATGCGACGGAAGTCCAACTTCCCAGTGCCGCAATCTTGGCGTTGGCAATTCCCGAGATGGTGATCGTCTGGCCCTGATCCGCGCCGACCTGGAAGTCCTGGTTGGTGAAGCTGCCGTCGAGCAGTTTCGTGCCGTTGAACGAGGTCTGGTTCGCGACGCGGTCGATCTCGGCCTTGAGCTGCACCACTTCCTTCTGCAGTGCTGCACGGTCGTTGGCGGAGTTCGTGGCGTTGCGCGACTGGACGGCCAGTTCGCGGATACGCTGGAGGTTGTTGCCGATTTCGCTCAGCGCACCTTCTGCCGTCTGGGCTAGGGAAATACCGTCGTTGGCGTTGCGGGCAGCCTGGTTCAGGCCGCGGATCTGGGCGTTCATGCGCTCGGAAATCGCGAGACCGGCGGCGTCATCCTTTGCGCTGTTGATGCGCAGACCGGAGGAGAGGCGCTGCAGCGAGGTGGCGAGCGAACTCTGCGAGGTGGTCAGGTTGCGTTGCGCGTTCAGCGAGGCAACGTTGGTGTTGATGACTTGTGCCATGATGGTTCCCCTAGTGAGAGAGATGACTTCCGTTATCCCGGCTTCATGCCCCGTTTGCATCTTGCGCGGGCGTTTTGTCTGCCGTTGAATCCATTAACGGAGGGGCGCGAAGAAACTTTAGGGGATTTAGCGGAGGCCCGCACAACCGGCATGGATGCATGACGGTGTGCGGGTATTCGGGTCGGAATGCCTTCATTCCCGGGGTTTGGCGATGACCTTGTTCTTGCCTGCCTGTTTGGCCTCGTACATCGCTGCGTCGGCGCGCCGGATCGCGGTGTCCATCGTGTCGGCGGGCGTCCACTCGGTGACGCCCGCGCTGAAGGTGATGAGCAGCCTGCTCTCGTGCGTCATGAAAAAATTGCGCGTGAGTTCGCGCTGCAGGCGTACGAGCGCCGCCTGAGCCTGGTCGAGGGTGGTGTCGGGGTAGAGGAGGATGAACTCCTCGCCGCCGTGGCGCGAGAGGGTGTCCTGGGGGCGGAGGCTCTTCTGGACGATGGTGGTGAGGTGGATCAGGGCTTCGTCGCCGGTGCGATGGCCGAAGCTGTCGTTGAGTTGCTTGAAGTTGTCGAGATCGAGCAGGGCGAGGCTCAGTGCACCGCCGTGGCGGCGCGCGCGGGCTGACTCCTTGTCGAAGGCCTCGGCAAGGCCGCGCCGGTTGAGTACGCCGGTGAGCTGGTCGTGGCGCATCAGGCGGCTGGCTTCGTCGAGCTGCTGCTGCAGTTCGGTCATGCGCACTTCCGCTTCGTGGACGCGCTCACGCGTTGCTTGCAATTCGTCCCGCGAGCTGCGGGCCTGTTCGCGCATCGAGTGCGATTCACGCATGACTTCGCCGAGCACGTCGCCGATTTCGGCAATGTCGCGTGCAGCGGAAATCCGGTCGGCGCAGCTGCCGATTCGGTCGTGGTAGGTGCCGGTGGATTCCGCGAAGCTGGCGAGGTTGTCGACGAAGCCGGCCAGCATTTCCTTGAGCGAGCGCTGGGCTTCCGAGTAGTTGTGCTTGAGCTGGCTCTGCTTGTAGATGATGTCGCGCAGGCGGCGTTCGGCGTCGTCGATGAGGCGAACGTTCACCGGTTTGCCGAGGACGTCGCGCAGGAGTTCGATCTGGCCGCCGAGCCACCTGTCGTCGACGACGATCTGGTCGATGTTCTCCAGCAGCAAGTGCAGCAGGTTGATGATACCCGCATGGATTTCGGCGCGATCCCCGCCAACCATCTCGAGGCGGTAGGCGAATTTGCGCAGCTGTGTGGCGATGGCGCGCAGATCTTCGGCGCTGGCGGCGGCTTTGACTGCATCGGAGAACTTGTCGGCTTCCTGCGCGAGATCGGGTTGCTCGGAAAGCAGGGGGGGCACTACCGTGTCGAGCACGAGTTGCAGGAGTTCCTGGGAGGCAGCCAGAAATTCGCCGGTTTCGCCGGGAGCAAGGACGCGCAGGGCAGGCGGGACGCTGTCGGCTGACCCGGAGGTGTCTGGAGCAGGACGTGTCGCGGTTTCGGCCGACGCCGGCAATACCGGTGACTCGGGGTCGGTCGCCGCCCGCGACCACGAGCGGACCAGTCCCTGGAGCCGCATGAACAGCGTTGCCGGATCGTTGGCGCCGAGGACGCGGTCGAGCGATTCGCGCTTGCGTGCGGTGGTCCATCCGACCTGCCTTGACTCCCAGTGCCGGAGGAGGGTGCCGATCAGTTCATTCCAGGGGGGCGGTTGGTCGATCCTGAGGCTGGCAAGATAATCGGCCAGTGCCTGTCGGCAGGCATCAGGATTGTTTTCCGAAAGCGCCTGATCGAGTTGGCGGGTGATCCTTGCCCGTTCGGCGGTGTCGCGCGGCAACTGGCGTGCGAGACCGCGGACGAACTTGTCCGGGAAAGGGCCGTCGGCTTCCGGGGTGCCTGCAACTTCGTAATACAGGCTGCGGAAATTGTCCGGAGTGGGTGAGATGCGCCGCGCCGCAAACAGGCGCAGCACTTCGCGGGCTATTTCCGACGGCTGGGTGGGGGCGGACATCGACGACAGCGTTCATGCGGACAAAGTGTTCGGCGATTATAGGGATATCAGCGCAATGCCGACCATGTCGGTCTGGCCTGCGTGCGAATTTCCCGGCCGAAGGAGTGGCAGGGCTTCGACAGGCTCAGTCCGGAGGTGACGGCTTGCCAGACGGCGAGCTTGAATCGGGGGCGGGCCGCAACGGGCTTGTCGACAGCAAATTCACCGCTCGTCGGCCGCGTTGCGGGCCTGCATGCGCATGAACCACACAGCGAAGATCGTCGCGGCGGCAAGCGTCGAAGCCCCGATGGCTTCACCCGTGCCGAGCATCATGCCCGAAGCGCCGCCGCACCCCATCAGCAATCGATTGATCCACAGTTCCATGGTGGTCTCCGTCGGTAAGCAAGCCCATTGAGGGGCGCGTTGATTGATGACTGTAAGTATATACAGTATTCGACCCATAGGGCAAATCCGGGGCGACGGCGGTCACGGACGTTCGGGTGAGCGTGGCGAATGGCGGCGCGCAAAATGGAAAGGGGCGCCGAAGCGCCCCTTGATTGCGATGTTGCCGTGTTACTTCTTGCGCGGCGGCGGCACGTCGGTGCAGCTGCCGTGCGCGACTTCGGCGGCCATGCCGACCGTCTCGCCGAGCGTGGGGTGCGGGTGGATGGTCTTGCCGATGTCGACCGCGTCCGCGCCCATCTCGATGGCGAGGCAGACTTCGCCGATCATGTCGCCGGCCGAGGGGCCGACGATGGCTCCGCCGATCACGCGGTGCGTTTCGGCGTCGAAGATCAGCTTGGTGAAGCCGTAGTCGGCACCGTTGGCGATCGCGCGGCCGGAGGCGGCCCACGGGAACTTGGCGGTCTCGACCTTGCGGCCTTCCTTCTTCGCCTGTTCTTCGGTGTAGCCGACCCAGGCCACTTCCGGATGGGTGTAAGCGACCCCCGGGATCACCGTCGCGTCGAAGGCGGACTTCTCGCCGGCGGCGACTTCCGCTGCGACGTGCGCTTCATGCACCGCCTTGTGCGCGAGCATCGGGTTGCCGACGACATCGCCGATTGCGAAGATGTTGGGCACGTTGGTGCGCATCTGCGCATCGACCGGGATAAAGCCGCGGTCGGTGACGAGCACGCCCGCCTTCTCGGCCCCGATCTTCTTGCCGTTCGGGCTGCGTCCAGCGGCCTGCAGGATCATGTCGTAGCGCTGCGAACCCTGCGGAGCCTTCTCGCCCTCGAAGGTGACCCACAGACCATCTTCCTTCGCCTCGACGGCGACGGTCTTGGTCTTCAGCATCACGTTGTCGAAGCGTTGGGCGTTCTGCTTTTCCCACACCTTGACGGCGTCGCGGTCCGGGCCCTGCATCAGGCCGTCGAGCATTTCGACGACATCAACCCGGGTGCCGAGGGTCGAATACACCGTCGCCATTTCCAGGCCGATAATGCCGCCGCCGATGACGAGCATCTTTTGCGGCACGAAGCGCAGTTCCAGCGCCCCGGTCGAGTCGACGATGCGCGGGTCGCGCGGGATGAAGGGCAGGTGCACCGCGGCGGAGCCCGCGGCGATGATGCACTGCTTGAACTTGATGACCTTCTTCTCGCCGGTCTTGTCTTGCGCGTCGCCCGTCGTGACTTCGACTTCGACGTGGTTCGGGTCGAGGAAGCTGCCGTAGCCACGCACGACGTCGACCTTGCGGCCCTTGGCCATGCCGGCGAGGCCGCCGGTCAGCTTGCCGACGACCTTGTCCTTGTGGGCACGCA is drawn from Azoarcus sp. DN11 and contains these coding sequences:
- a CDS encoding flagellar brake protein, with amino-acid sequence MPPLPEAATQQRPLDPEAFARYAVHDPREIHRLLAAVVEKRLLLSAFIDQDESFITLAVAVIDDGTLIIDACPDDARNARAGNAAQLVCTTRLDNVKLQFALQAPARIMYDGRPALRAALPESVLRLQRREYYRLPTLQADPLVCVITHAAGDGRRHEVRARILDISGGGLAILVPPRELEFVAGAEFSDCVLRLPDGDPLAVRLKVRNLFEVEKANGVKVRRAGCEFMGLSNQATARVQRYMFKLERERRMRGER
- a CDS encoding EscU/YscU/HrcU family type III secretion system export apparatus switch protein, which gives rise to MAEADRDANPRGEAVALAYSKGDAAPRVVAKGRGLIAREIIERAREAGVFVHESPELVGLLMQVDLDARIPPELYVAVAELLAWIYRVEQGSSAAGAPPAGQPHS
- a CDS encoding flagellar hook-length control protein FliK; translation: MIPSDLAARLRLLTEASLFDSEPPLTGLTRGRELQARLPELMPGERFVATIDRQLPDGTFRAIVAGRDYTLALGQSAKSGDTLELVVTESTPKAVFAQLAEPLLAGNEGARPALSATGRLIGFLLTGQPAPQAATLAGGKPVVAVPPANDAAATLAPALRQALSQSGLFYESHQLQWISGKLDTASLLQEPQGELARPPGTPSANPADAATIARHAPPVRATGEFATGTPPPDATSAVQDTGTAAGSNPSASAGTRTTAIPDRLAPVVYQQLDAMATQNYVWQGQVWPGQSMEWEIEDPRRDDGAGGDEPAAEWKTTLRLALPRLGGVEARLVLTPAGVALRLLADDATTVAALDRARGRLDSALEAANVPLTGFVAERRDGGS
- a CDS encoding flagellar protein FliT, yielding MSSLALYEAMSTVSAAMVEAARANDWDRLVTLEREMAALRDEIVHTADAAQEPLGADAAAHKAELIATMLGNDAEIRSHVEPWLASVRKLLSGTARDRAVRAAYGAFGP
- the fliS gene encoding flagellar export chaperone FliS, whose translation is MFGSFPNRAAAYAQVGVETGVSTADPHQLILMLFDGALLSVGTASAAMENQDIRGKGQAISKAIEIIMNGLKASLDLNAGGELAARLATLYDYMSERLLYANLHNSRPALDEVHGLLETLREAWAGIAPGTTAANVAA
- the fliD gene encoding flagellar filament capping protein FliD codes for the protein MALTANGLGSGLDVNGLVGQLMAVEQRPLTALAAKESSYQAKLSAFGQLKSVLSALQTASDALKDPTKFSAKIATPAADAGFTATAASAAAVGSYAIQVTTLAAAQRSATNSTTTFVPGAGTLSVTIGGQTKTLNFAGGTIEQLRDAINGGNLGITANVIDNGTAKQLVLTGQNTGAANAFTATGLGIETSLYQVQAAKNAALTIDGISISRASNTISDALTGVTLTLTKETTTAARLAVADDPSAASNALGAFVKAYNDANNAIKNLTAFDPNTRRASTLTGDSTARSIQSRLRGLIGGALSGFAGVQRLSDLGIAFQADGTLAIDNTKLTTALKDHSKDVGGFFSGGGSITGFAATLSTMLDGFLGSAGLLAGRTDGINASIKALGKQRDALNVRLEQIEKRYRAQFTALDSMVSSMTQTSSFLTQQIANLPKIG
- a CDS encoding flagellar protein FlaG — translated: MSIQPIPPAAANLAQQLAGPEASNPAVRQAAGVSAETPVPGTAGSADATRIGHALDEVRKALAPVAQNLLFSIDDNTGRTVIKIIDSSTDEVIKQIPSEEILAIAKALDKLQGLLVRQHA
- a CDS encoding flagellin, translating into MAQVINTNVASLNAQRNLTTSQSSLATSLQRLSSGLRINSAKDDAAGLAISERMNAQIRGLNQAARNANDGISLAQTAEGALSEIGNNLQRIRELAVQSRNATNSANDRAALQKEVVQLKAEIDRVANQTSFNGTKLLDGSFTNQDFQVGADQGQTITISGIANAKIAALGSWTSVAYTTAAGNAPAVGALAAGDLTINGVSVGAVAAGATPVAQGAAVATAINATTATSNVTASADATTGKITLTSTTGTPIVIGGAAANQTATQNATGLTFGTAAVTATTGTAQTGFTNLDVSSVAGADNAILAMDGALNAVNGARADLGAIQNRFASTVATLNTTSENLTASRSRIRDADFAVETANLTRGQILQQAGTAMLAQANSLPNNVLSLLRG
- a CDS encoding GGDEF domain-containing protein encodes the protein MSAPTQPSEIAREVLRLFAARRISPTPDNFRSLYYEVAGTPEADGPFPDKFVRGLARQLPRDTAERARITRQLDQALSENNPDACRQALADYLASLRIDQPPPWNELIGTLLRHWESRQVGWTTARKRESLDRVLGANDPATLFMRLQGLVRSWSRAATDPESPVLPASAETATRPAPDTSGSADSVPPALRVLAPGETGEFLAASQELLQLVLDTVVPPLLSEQPDLAQEADKFSDAVKAAASAEDLRAIATQLRKFAYRLEMVGGDRAEIHAGIINLLHLLLENIDQIVVDDRWLGGQIELLRDVLGKPVNVRLIDDAERRLRDIIYKQSQLKHNYSEAQRSLKEMLAGFVDNLASFAESTGTYHDRIGSCADRISAARDIAEIGDVLGEVMRESHSMREQARSSRDELQATRERVHEAEVRMTELQQQLDEASRLMRHDQLTGVLNRRGLAEAFDKESARARRHGGALSLALLDLDNFKQLNDSFGHRTGDEALIHLTTIVQKSLRPQDTLSRHGGEEFILLYPDTTLDQAQAALVRLQRELTRNFFMTHESRLLITFSAGVTEWTPADTMDTAIRRADAAMYEAKQAGKNKVIAKPRE
- the lpdA gene encoding dihydrolipoyl dehydrogenase is translated as MSQVEVKVPDIGDFESVPVIELFVKAGDTIAIDDAICTLESDKATMDVPSSAAGIVTEVLVKVGDRVGEGAVLLKVEAAGAAAAAAPAAAPAPAAAPAAAPTAASHTGGADIECDMLVLGAGPGGYSAAFRSADLGLKTVIVERYATLGGVCLNVGCIPSKALLHVAAVMDEAEHMSAAGITFAKPTVDIDALRAHKDKVVGKLTGGLAGMAKGRKVDVVRGYGSFLDPNHVEVEVTTGDAQDKTGEKKVIKFKQCIIAAGSAAVHLPFIPRDPRIVDSTGALELRFVPQKMLVIGGGIIGLEMATVYSTLGTRVDVVEMLDGLMQGPDRDAVKVWEKQNAQRFDNVMLKTKTVAVEAKEDGLWVTFEGEKAPQGSQRYDMILQAAGRSPNGKKIGAEKAGVLVTDRGFIPVDAQMRTNVPNIFAIGDVVGNPMLAHKAVHEAHVAAEVAAGEKSAFDATVIPGVAYTHPEVAWVGYTEEQAKKEGRKVETAKFPWAASGRAIANGADYGFTKLIFDAETHRVIGGAIVGPSAGDMIGEVCLAIEMGADAVDIGKTIHPHPTLGETVGMAAEVAHGSCTDVPPPRKK